DNA from Brassica napus cultivar Da-Ae chromosome C4, Da-Ae, whole genome shotgun sequence:
ACGGGCGGGGCGGGTTGACCCGCGAACCCAGCTCTAATGCTACACGTTATCTTTGAGTTCGGATCAGGGTCTCATGTCTTTATCTAAAAAGAAcaaaatctctttacactctacTCGAGCATTAGAGTTTCGATATAAGATCCTCCTTGTGAAGTTAATCAAACAAGTGGACCAGTACACTATAaactttattaattatattaatacttaataaactaatatacataataaattaataaattttgtgtaAAATATGAAATAGTTCAGTAAggtaataaattaataatattaaaattttcttacctaaaatatggtaatattagtaattattatatgtttaaattttatataacataaacacaagattttatctttttgtttttcaaaaaaaattatctctaattttaattttcatctcaatattttgATGTTATTTTGTCGAATTACATTTAACGCACACATCTGTAGTTTACCATATGTATCaaacatatacaaaatatttcaataatctaataaaaataaataaaataaaatctacaccatctaactaataataatattttgaaataaaatatttttcataattttaaataaaaatattttttcataattttaaataaaaatattttaaaatatgtaaaagtaaattttttttaaacaaggaGGTTTTCCCAGGGAGGAGACGAAGGCCGGTTACTAAATTCTCTAGCTCTTCAGATTGATAAGTGTACTCAAACTAGAAACTTGTTGCACAAATGTTTCAAATCCATTCCAATTGAGCCAGCTCATCTGGTTAAGATCAACAAAAGAATTTAATACTcccttcattttattttaattgtcattttagagttatgtatatagattaaaaaaacattgaattttacatatttccaaaataaaacaatcatTGCTTATACACCTAATCATATTTTAActaatacaaaaataaactgGAGAATactgttaataaattttgcattgaaattttaaaatgacacttattttgaaacaaaaaaattattttacaacgACAATTAAACTGAAACGGAGCgaatatcatttatttaaaatacatggtTTAAAACTATTCACTTACCTTATTTCTACGTTATGCCTAAACTCGTTTTACTTCTCCTACTTAAtcaatacattaataaaattgacTTTGATTTCTTGCTTTTCGCAGtatcaatttttatttcattctatAACAAGGATAATAACTAATCAGGCTATCAATTTAAAATACACAATGATTTTATTTGTGTATCACACATGACCTAATATAGTAATCAATAAAGTCCAAATCTTAAGCGgccgaaccaaaaaaaaattgtatcggagtcaaaaaaaaaattaaaaacataatttataaaccataaaaaaattacaaatgtaCTCTACGTTCACTCATAGCttgaaacttttttataacaGTTTCACTGGTTATatcttcaaatatattttttcaatagAATAAATAAGACATTCACCCAAAAACTGACCATCGATGCGATTTCTAAATATGAAACTAATTGTTAAGCCATTTTCAGACCATGAACatatataagataataatataaacaaaGGAGTATagcaaaaatatatagaaaaccaacttgaattttaacaaaaaaaacaccgTGGTGCTCTAGTGCTCTTGTGTTCGCGAGGAAGAGgaacatattattattagtattattattattattattattattattaggtctacttaattttttaatgtttttatattataaattagttgGACCTAATACAATTTATATAAATCCAAAGTTTTAGAGAtaaaaagtataaatattttagttgcataattaaattttatctttaatgtttaataattatttttgtggggtcaaatttattttttaatggggtcaataaaatttttatttaaaacaaaacaaaacaatttttttttagaaaaagtagtggggtcagctgaccccctTCTCCTAAGCTGCCTCCGCTCTTAAGCATACATAGTACACGATATTTGTGTATCACACATGAACTAATGTGGTAATCAGTAGAGTCCAAACCTTGAGCATACATAATACAAGATATTTGTGTAGTAATCAATAAATTCCAAAACTTAAGCATACATAGTACAAGATAGACAGGGACAGGGACCCATTTTCAAatgtatacaaaatttattaaatgaatCTACTGAAACTAAAAGACTGAACCAAATTCTTGGGACCCATCTTCAAATGGATACAAAATTAGTTAATGAATCTACTGAAACTAAAAGACAACTAAATTATTGGGACCTATCTTCAACTGGATATAAATCAGTTAACGAATCTATGAAACTAAAAGACGGAAACTAGATTCTTGTTACCTTCTAGTTCTAGATAATGCAAGAAAAAATACATTTGGTCAAACGTATGCATATGCAAGATGTTGATAcgaaagaagaagatatatacaatatataagatttcACTTGTATCCAACATAATGAATATCTTCATGATAAGGTTTCATCTTCTCTGTTCTGTGTAGGAAACAAAAGTGACTGCTCAGAATCACTTATTGTTTTGGTTGTATCCTCTCTTGCTTTGCCCCAAATCACAGTATAGAATCCAAAGCTCAATATCACTGATCCAACCACACTGCCACAACacatagatataaaataatatgtacTAATCACTGAATCTTATTACCCAACAACCAAAAATCTAGAACTATGTTTTTCAATATAGAGTCGCTATAGTTGAAAGTAAGAATATGAATGATAATGGTACCTCCCTAGGTGAAGTGCATCTCCAAGGAAAATAGAAGCCATGGCAACTGCAATGGCAATAGACAAGGGCTTGAACAAGGATACATAGACCGGACCCTTCAAATGCAGACCCCACGTGTGGATAACTGAGCCCAATGATGTATCAAAGAATCCCTAAAACAGAGTTTCAGCTTCAAGCTTGAGATAAGAAGATAAAGAGTATGTACTTAaagagagttctaaggtttgaTTACTCACTGAGTATATGACTGCAACGAGTGAGACTCCCGGTTTAAGCTTCCAGGAATTCAAGTCTCTTTCTACATATAGACATACTAACGCTGAGATTAGCGTTGCACACATGTTGTAGAAGAGGACTACGCTTATTTCTTCAGGGTATATCTCCATGATCTGAGTCTGAAATCATGTACAGCTGCTTACTTTAGCTCAACTTTAAGAATTACCATCAAACGTAAAGCATTAAGTTTATGTACTACCTGAAGAATATACCAGACTGAAAGTAGCAAAAACTGTAAAGCTAGCAGAAGGCCTCCAATGATCCAACTTGGCTCGAATGAAGCAAAAGATGCAGCAACAAGAAGTTTTGGGCCTTTATAAAGAACAATAACAAGAGCACCAGATATAGATACTATCGTGCCAATGATTTTAGCCTGTGTTGCAGAGCTTCTTAACATCACTTGTTCCATCCTTTACCGTCACCCGAGAAGCACAACCACTTAGACGATATAGCAACACACaaatctcaattttttttaaaaaaagggaAATAGAAGAGAAGAGAGTGGAACCTGAAGAAGACGGCAAGCATGAAGGTGAAAGCTGGTGTGAGGTTGCTTATAGCAGAAGAAAGAGTTGGGGAACTATATTCTATTCCTTTACAACCAGCTATCCGCGAGGTAAGCCTGTTTTACGCCAAGTTAGCaaactagaaaacaaaaaagcCTAAGAATACTCATAGATCTTGAAACAGTTACCCAAGAAGCGTAAGTAGGAAAAtcttgaagaagagaggagaCTTGGCTGAAGGTAATCTTCTCTTCCTGCATAAGTAAAGTAAAATTACATAATCTTGAAAAGTATTATATTATTGAATAAAGAGTTAGTTGAGAAGATCAAGCAAGCACCTTCCAAAGATGAGGGAAAGTGTAAATAGGACAAGTGTAGCAACAACATAAGAGTAGAAGACAAAGACATAAAAACTGAATCCTCTCAAGGTCGCAGCTTTGAACAGTGTGGACGATCCAACCGTGGTACACTCCACTGCGATCATTGCCGCAAAGGGGACAACATCTCGGCTGAAGTACCTCCACGCCACTGTTTCTCTCATGATATCCAGATTCTCAGGAATCCTCTCAAGTTAACTAAGGATTCATGATCTTGGTTATTAACATCACCAGGGTTGCtgctaaattgttttttttttttttaaaaccatgACATTTTCAGTGCAGGAAAACATCCCAACTTGACCATATACTTCACACCAAAAGAATAATATCAGAATATTACAAGGACCCACGACAAGGACCTTTGCCCATTATATGCTACAATACTTTCAGCTCAATCATTCAACTAAAGAAATTTCTAACTTCCATTTCAAAAAATTCTCCTCCAATGATATTCACTTATATCAAACGCATAAACTATAGGAGTGGAGCCAGAAGCTTTGAACAAAGGATACTCATTCTTATATACATCAaaataatacaaacaaaaaatagcaaAACCTATTTATTAGGCCTTCGTTTTTGATGCTGGATGCTCTAAATATTCATATGTTGTTCTTCATCTGGATGCAAAATCcacaatattaaaaaatctagatatttgaGATACCAAAAATGTGGAGTTTGATGCATCAATCATTtgcatttcaaaatttaaaagacTTAAATACCattcaatataaatataaaaaataactgcattatatttactattattattagatatttttttaaaaaatagtaaaattatgttttcctcGAAACAATAAAATTCTTTTTTggaaaaaatcatttttcacaaaaaaattctaaaatcgagttttctgcTAAAACCGCAAAATATAATTTTCCGGACAAAACagtaaaatcatgttttcctgCAAAAACCTCAAAACCTTCatgccaaaaccaaaaattgcaaaattgagttttcttgctaaaaccgtaaaattgtATTTCCTGCCACAATCGAAAATtgaatttttccgccaaaacggaaaattgaatttttccgccaaaacggaaaattgaatttttccgccaaaaccgtaaaattgtgtgtttcctgcaaaaccgtaaaatcatgtttttataccaaaaccataaaatcttgttttctgtcaaaaacaacaaaatcagaTTTCTCACTTAAACTGCAAAATTGCATTTCCTGTCGAAACCATATGTTCattttttcccgccaaaaccgtaaaattatttttttctcgccaaaacagTAAAATACATTTTCCCGCAATAAgagtaaaatcacatttttcgacaaaaatgtaaaattacaGTTTCATGCTAAAATCGTAAAATTGTGTGTTTTCGGCAAAATCTTAAAATCGCATTGTCTTACCAAAGCCACAAAATCTGATTTTCACCAAAACTGAAAATAGTGTCTTCCcaccaaaacacaaaaaaatcattttttccgtTAGAACCGCAAAATTAAGTTTCACATGAAAACCACAAAATCGAATTTTCCagtcaaaaccataaaatcttatttttcactgaaacaagaaaattgtattttccaccaaaaccgaaaaatggaaaacaaaaagaaCCAGAATATTCTTGGCTTTACATGCTGAAATGGAAGGATTGTTCTGAGCAACGTTGTGTGCGCTGGATATTCATATTCTCTCAATCCGAAGCGAGACTGACTTTCTCATATTTAGTGGATATAACTACAAATCCGATCGACTGAGTGACTTCACCTAGAGATAGTTTCATTTCAACTTTTACATGATAATTTTGAGAGTTTGTAATTTAAGCAATATCCCTCAAACCGAAATGTCGGAGTAGATTCTCTTAAAAAGGAAGGTAGAACCAGATGCCTATTTTTTTCATGTAAATCAGAAATAGCCAATTAGAATTGTTcttcacaatatttttttttaccaccttaaaattggtttaaatatatGGATAGTTGAAAACAAAAAACCTCTCCCAATAGTTAATACCTTCAGCTGTATCAGCTTATGAAGAACTTATCAACTGAAGCGTTCTCAtcgaaaaatgaaatattttagtGCTGCTTTGGCTGATTGCATCAACTGAACTTTGTTTTCATAAGCTTGAAAATTCAGCTATGCACCATTTGCATCATTCTATTAACATAAACCAATCCTTTtagtgaatattttaaaaatggcaCTGTgcaaatttttataaatctatagtATAAGGATTATCACTTGCAGCAATCCTATCTTACTAACAAGTCTTCGTCTCCAACGACGTGTGTAAGTAGCAAAGGTGAATTCTCAGAACCAGCTACGGTTTTGGTTGAATCCTCTTTTGCTTTGCCCCAAATTACAGTGTAGAACCCAAAACACAATATCATTGATCCAATGACACTGACCACAACACAAAAATGGTGAAATCTATATCAGTTTATTACTTTATCGATAAGGTAATAAGATAGACAAAGTTCACATGCTAGGAATAAAGAATATGAAAGATATGGTACCTCCCAAGGTGAAATGCATCGCCGAGGAAAATAGCACCCATGACGACTGCTATTGCAATAGACAATGGCCTAAACAAGGATATGTATACAGGGCCTTACAGATGTAGACCCCATGTGTGGGTAAGCGCGCTGAACATTGAAACGAAGAATCCCTGAGAATGAAGTGTTAGTTGTTTAGCTTATAACATCATCTTCAATTGTTAGTTGATGCTCACCGAGTATACGATTGCAGCGAGGGATATATCTGGTTTAAGCACCCATGAAGTCAAGTTTCTTTCCAAAAATAAGCACACTGGTGCTGAGATTATTATTGCAAATAAGTTGTAGAAGAAGACTACTCTTATTTCTTCAGGGTATGTCTCCATAACCCGAGTCTGAAACCAGATACAGCTACCGAATTTAGAGAGAGCTTTATGTGTCAAGAACAACCTAAATctctttttgaaaaacttttCAAGTGTTTATACCTGAAGAATATACCAGACTGATAGAAGAAAATACTGTGAAGCAAGAAATAGGCCTCCAATCATCCAACTTGAATCGGACGAAGTCAAATTCTGGTCAAGCGAAATGGGTAGAGATGATGAAGACGTAAAAGATGCACCAGAGAGAACCTTTGGGCCTTTATATAGCACAATTACTAGAGCACCAGATATAGATAGTATTGCGCCAATGATTTTAGCCTGACTCGCTGAGCTCCTTAACCTTACTTGTTCCATCCTTTATGGGTCACCCAGGGAATCAGAACCAGTTAGAAACAGATAGTAACAAACAGACTGTTAGGAAATACGTGGTCAAATTTTGCGGAAAGCCAGAATTTATGGGATCTGGAAAGAGGGCACACACACcaaattgttaacggagttcggccaatgatgcctacgtctccggacctgctacagatcttttattattaaCCAGAGAATTTTTACAAGCTCACAACTCACACcccgatcccaaatacactCGGAAAT
Protein-coding regions in this window:
- the LOC106368955 gene encoding WAT1-related protein At4g15540-like; amino-acid sequence: MRETVAWRYFSRDVVPFAAMIAVECTTVGSSTLFKAATLRGFSFYVFVFYSYVVATLVLFTLSLIFGRKRRLPSAKSPLFFKIFLLTLLGLTSRIAGCKGIEYSSPTLSSAISNLTPAFTFMLAVFFRMEQVMLRSSATQAKIIGTIVSISGALVIVLYKGPKLLVAASFASFEPSWIIGGLLLALQFLLLSVWYILQTQIMEIYPEEISVVLFYNMCATLISALVCLYVERDLNSWKLKPGVSLVAVIYSGFFDTSLGSVIHTWGLHLKGPVYVSLFKPLSIAIAVAMASIFLGDALHLGSVVGSVILSFGFYTVIWGKAREDTTKTISDSEQSLLFPTQNREDETLS